The following coding sequences lie in one Cydia strobilella chromosome 20, ilCydStro3.1, whole genome shotgun sequence genomic window:
- the LOC134750658 gene encoding pro-corazonin-like — translation MGSNIKASTLLVIFVTFTTVAAQTFQYSRGWTNGKRAHKRDEGNLAGNLEKILSPCQMNKLKYVLEGKPANERLLLPCDYPEDDETPKRYKNERQDPVFDSFI, via the exons ATGGGGTCGAACATCAAAGCCTCAACTCTGCTCGTGATCTTCGTGACCTTCACCACCGTGGCTGCGCAGACTTTCCAGTACTCGCGGGGCTGGACCAATGGGAAGCGAGCTCATAAGAGGGACGAGGGAAACCTGGCAGGGAACCTGGAGAAAATCCTTAGTCCGTGCCAGATGAACAAGCTGAAGTATGTGCTGGAAGGAAAGCCAGCGAATGAGCGA CTACTCCTCCCCTGTGACTATCCCGAAGACGACGAAACTCCCAAACGTTACAAGAACGAACGCCAAGACCCGGTGTTTGATAGCTTTATTTGA